GAGTACTCCACATCATGGCTTAATGGTGAGTTGAATGAACTAAACGATTGTCAGGCTGTTGGGAGAAtagcttttaaaaatgtgttttgaagGTTGAGAAAACATCTTGTAGAAATGTCCCCCGAGTGCCACTGACTCATGTTAATGGATCTGGATTGATCTAATCCCTTCTTTGCTGCAGTTTATTGACCTGTTGTTGCAGCATCACTTTCACATATGTATTTTGTTGGTTGGCAAAATACATCGACtacaacaccaagaaaaaaaaaaaacctccttcCTCTTGTTAATTAGAGGCCGTGTagaaaacacagcagtgcttttAACTACACGGCTACCAATTTGTGACTGTGTGACAGATCAAAGCTGAGTAGGCCTCAAACCAGTGAAGTATCAACCTGTCATGCTCCCATGttaacacgcaaacacacacacacacacacacacacacacacacacacacacacacacacacacgctcaaagatgatgatgaagagtgACACAGCTGGCCTTGGCTCTTTTATGATATTGTTGCTGATATGAACACAGCATTACACGTCACCAGAGGGAGATCCCCAAATTATCTCCATCCTGTGTGCCAGATTTAAATGTGTCACATACTTATTTAATCAAAGTTTAGGACTCTTAATCCCACCTTTAGGAATACAGTGAGACTTTTTacagtaccatatcaccctactTGTGAAAAATCCCAATTTGATTCTGGGAGGAGACACAGTCTCAGGGGGTCACAAGTAAGTGGGAGGGTTGCATCAGGGAGGTTATGCGGCATAAACCCTGCGCAGAATCAGACATCCATCCACTGTGCCAACCCCCTGGGAAATAAGGGAGCAGTCTAAAGTTTTTACCCCTTGGccgtaaaaggctgatggggtattGTCGTCACTCCGCCAGGCAGGACACCCAggtttgtgaatgtgataactcagttcaattcagttttatttatactgcaccaaatcacaaaatcagttgcctcaaggtgctttatattgtcagGTAGGCACTACAATAAtccatacagagaaaaaccctcaacaatcatatgatcccctatgagcaagcactttggtgacagtgggaaggaaaaactcccttttaaaaggaGGCCTTAAAGTAATTAATGCCTGAACTAggttttcagcgtcactctgagacaggatatttctaattttagagatattgcacGAATGGAAGCAGTCCCAGATATTTGTTTATggatgtgcattgaaggacatatgctgctggttaaaaattgcCTCTGGAGGCAGAGGAAATGCCATCCAGAACTCGAGAACAAAGTGAtataggattttgaaattgatagcATTGATGCATCTAGTATCTAAATCTTGGATGAATTAAAATCTCAGTGACCTGGACCTCAACGTCAGAGGTCAGGTTTGCTGAAAATGACCTAGTATTTTCAAAATTTACAAAATTTACTAGGAGGTTGAGGGGTAGCACTGGTGGCctccaggattttttttttttcttaccaaTACctttctctgctttcctcccaGAACCCAGTTTCGTTTTCGCCGACGTGATCAGAGAAGGGGAAAATGGAGCAGATGGCGAGGACGACAAAATCTACTTTTTCTTCACCGAGGTGTCGGTGGAATACGAATTCTTTGGCAAGCTGTTCATCCCCAGGGTGGCGCGTGTCTGTAAGGTCAGTACACGTTGTGCGCCATCTGCACATACCAGCgctatcaatccatccatctttaGCCACTATTTCCTGTGTCCtgcatgtttgtgtatgtatgtttgtgcaagtctttttttctcctttttttcttcctccttccagttccctttgcctcttttttttttaaatttaaccttaGCTCATAATTGGAGCATGCACATGCAGAGACCCATGGCACGTGGACAATATAAAACACTGTTCCAGTGCAAGCACTTAACTTGCAACATACATCATAACAGCGTATTGTAATGTTTCAAAGTTAGTAGTATAACAAACAGGATAGTTCTTTTTGTACTATTCATTTCAAGTTTTACTgctttgaaaatgtaaatgcaaCTGTAACtacatcttttctttttagtcttgtttcctgttaccaaataaaaaagcaataatGGATGTACAGTTTTTAGACATATATGTATTTGCACGTAATCCTCCACCCCCAGTCAGGGATCCCTGTATGTTGCCTGAGAGGCAAAATGTAGGGCAAGAAAGTGCATAATCCACCTGGCGCAATGCTCAGAGCTCCTTGTTAAGCTGGATAAGGTCAGCGTTTCTAGCATGTTAGGAAAAGTGGAAATTCTTTCTCTGCTCCAGCTGCCCTCTCATCCCTCACTGCTAAATATCTCCAATATTGTCACGACAGGGCGACCTTGGAGGGCAGCGCACTCTGCAGAAAAAGTGGACGTCCTTTCTGAAAGCCAAGCTGGTGTGCTCCATGCCTGAGCTCAACTTCGTTTTCAACGTGGTTCATGACGTTTTCATCCTGAAGGGGACAGACCGCAAAAACACGGTCATCTACGGAGTCTTCACCTCTCAGTGGTCAGTGATTTCAAGGTTTGGAATTGGTTTGGGTCGGGAGCGTTAAACAAGCAAGCAAAGAGCAGCATTCACATCCAGCCTAATGCAGAACTCGAAACTCACTCCCTTGCCTCATTTTCACTCTTCTCCTTGTCTCTTCCTGACATATGCACCTAGGGGTAACGTGGGTTTGTCAGCCGTGTGTGCCTACGAGATCAAGGATGTGGAAGACGTCTTCTCCAAGGGCAAGTACATGCAGAAGGCCACGGTGGAGCAGTCCCACACAAAGTGGGTACGGTACAACGGCATTACTCCTACTCCACGTCCTGGAGCTGTAAGTAGATGCCATGAGTAATCAAGATGTGATCTACTCAATATAGTAATCATGTTAATTAAAAGAGGATGCGTTGGTCATATGAAGTTGATTACTAACATCATCGCTATTTGTCTTCCACACCAGTGTATTAACAACCAGATGCGACTGCAGAACATGAACAACTCGCTCCACTTGCCCGACAAAACCCTTCAGTTTGTTAAGGACCACCCCCTGCTGGAGGATCCCATCCTGCCCATCCACAACAGGCCCCGCCTCATCACCAAAGACGTCAATTACACCCAGATTGTCGTGGAGAGGGTCCAAGCACTTGACAAAATTACTTATGACGTCATCTTCACTGGAACAGGTGATCAGTTaagatgaaatgaaaatgaagccGTTACAAGCACTTTCTTGTGAAGTTTATCAGGCAAATATGCAAATCTGAGTCAGTCAACTTTGAATGTCTGTGCAGTGAGAAAGCCACGACTCGCCACAAACTTGCAgataaatgtattaaagagtCCAGTTTTCCTGCGATTACCTTTGCAGaataactgacatttttattattctcaTTTCTAGATAAGGGTGTCCTGCACAAGTCGGTGCTGGTTGAAGATGAGGTTCATATTGTGGAGGAGATCCAGCTCCTGAAGAACGCTGAACCCATCAAAAACCTGCTGCTGTCCTCAGAGgtcaatttattttattgtcaatGAGTTTTAGGAGATGAGTAAAGAACGAAACcaagaaaatgtgaaatatggATCACGTTGGCTCATTTTTATAAGTCACTTGGATAAATATGCGATTAACTTTGTGGTTCATGTGCGTTTCCACAGACACAGTGCCTGTATGCTGGGTCAGACCTGGGTGTAGTCCAGTCTCCTACAGCTTTCTGTGGCAGGTATTCATCGTGTGTGGATTGCATCCTGGCACGAGACCCCTACTGCGCCTGGCACCCGAAGACTGCCACATGTGTCAACATCTTTGACACTGCCAGCCAAACACTCAGGTAATCTGTCACTCTTAATGCCACTAAAACAAAGCTAAAAACACACGTGCACTGATTCGTCCTCCAGCTTGACCTACTTTACAGTCTTTGTGCAGTTATTGCACTGTGCATGTGTATTTTTTGACTCATAAAAACAATGCATGTCTTGCAGGGGGCTGATCCAGAGCATGAAAGGTGATGCAAACATGTGTCCTTCAGGTAGGCCTCAACACGCTCACACACCCATATACAGGCTTCAGTTTTATAAAGTGGACAATGCTGTGTGATTTAAACTGTGACTCAGATGAAGTTATGCATAGATGAAGAGATTGTGACCGTAAGTCAGCCATAACTTTTGCATGCCATGTCAAACATTCATTTTGTTGTTGGTCGTTACTTATCGGTTTTCATCATTTGCAAATTCCCTttggctgctgttttttttacagcttaTCCATTACTCTTAGTTAACTGTTAACTTTTCTGCTGAAACCTGTTCAGGTCCACCCAGTTTATTTACACTTCTTGCCTACTGCAGTGTGTGGGTACTTGTACCTCGTGTTGGGAATTGTCCCCATTAGACCAGACAGTATCTAAAACTCACAATTGTCtcttttgtttgcttatttttagTGCCAATTCTGTTTCGGAAGGACTACAGGCATGTGGCGGTGAAACTGGGGAGCTCTGCCGAGCTGCCGTGCCTGGTACATTCCAACCTGGCCCAGGTGATGTGGAAATCTAACGACTCGGTTCTCACCGAGGCCTCTCGCTTCCACCTCATAGCCGAAAACGGGCTCCTCATTTACAGCGTGGCTCCAGAGGACCAAGGGTACTATGAGTGCTGGTCCGTGGAGTGGTCTCCCGCTGCTGGCAGGAACTTCAGCCGCCTGCTGGCCGGATACACCCTGACTCTGGACCTTCTGCCCAGACCGCCGCACCAGGCGGGGCATGTCGTCACCACCACCCTCGGTGGCCACGATGCAGCTACCACGGGTGCAGCTGAAGGTAAAGTAGAGACGGAGAAAGCCGCACTAACTTCAGCCCTTGCCCCTCCCAGCTTCACAGCAGCAACAGTCCTACCACCCTCCCCTCCCCAAAGCGACGCGTCACTAACCCCGCCCCCCAGCAGCACAGTCAAGCTCCAGCCAAAGGTAAATCTTCTTCCCACTAATTCCAAAGGCCCCCATCCTGACAGTCGGGACCCCTCGGCAGAGTATTTGCAGCACAACAACACCGctgccctcctcttcctcttcctcctgtttttcctcctcttcatgGCTGCGCTGGTGTACAACTGCTACATGCAGTACCTTCCAGCTCCCTGCTTGAGGCTGCGGGCCACTCTACTTGGCAGCCACAAGAGCGCCCATCAGACAGAGTACAGGGCCTGTGAGGCAGGTTTAATAGAAACCTCTGCGATCGAGAAAATTAACATGGCCGAGCAGCCGACCCAGAACGGCAGCCAAACCACTCAAAACCTCCGGGCACTCCGTGACACGGGGTACGAAACTGAGCCGGAGTGCGGGAACGGTCGCGTCCCCTCTCTCAGTTTCGGAGAGGAAAGCCCCTCCAAGGAGAAACCTTTTGATGTGGACTGTGGATCTCAGGACATTCAGTATGCAGATGCAGATGCAGAAGCTTAACGCTAGCCACAAGAGACTTGATCCCTCCTCTCGGCACAGAGAGCGCAGGGGGCCGCGCTTTTTCTGCATTTGCAGCTTCTGTCCAGGGCACAACATTTTTGTAAGGCATGAGAATCCCGAGGCCCAGATCGGGCATTCCCGCTCGGTTGTAGAGTTTTAACTCCCGCTGTTTGATTTTAGGGCTAATGGTGATGgtgaagcaaaaaaaagaagcaaaaaaacaactgtATTCAAGGAAGCTGCAGCTCCTTCAGCTTAGCCCAGCAAGAAAAGCTATTACTTTTTTTGAATTTTtgtcaattttctttttaaacattccAAATTGGAAACATTGTTTACCAAATTGGTAAGTTACTGTGATGCTTTCCAAAGTGCAGTCACATTTCTATACagcctggggggggggggggcatttgAAGCATttgcatctctttttttttttttttttttttttttttaaagcagtgaatACTTCATTACACAGTGAATGCTTCAGTATTACATTGATTTCTCAGGGAAGAGTTGCTCAGTATATTGTAGCCTAGGTTAGCACAGCGTCACCACCCGGAGCATGTGGGCGTTAATCTCTCCCAGTGAACTGGCAGTAAGAGAAGGAATCAAACTGTTTGTACCACTGTGTTTCCTGCGTGCAGACTCTCGTgttttattagtattattattattttccttcCTGTGAAATCGACATTCCCCACACAGATACAACTCTGGTCGTCCTGTGTATTAACCCTTGTCGGAGATCTTTCCATATGTGGTCTGTtaataatgtaaaaatgtacaGTGTGACATGATTAACAAAAAAGGGGGGCAACATCagaagttatttttttaattgtaattttataAAGCCTTCAGTTTTAGACAATTTTCAGagaattattatttataatgaGTCACATCTGTGGTAACATTTTGTCTAACTAGTTGTGATCTTCATCCTTGttgttttaactttttttttttttttttttaaatttattgcaGCTGATTTGAACTTTTTAGGCCATTCATTCGTCATCCCTTTGTCTGTTTGCATGCCAGCCCCTGTTtgaatttcttgttttttcctCAGTACTTTTTCTTCCGTCACTCCCTCTCACAGCCTCCTCTCCTGTCGCCACTTCATCTTCCCTGTCCTCTTCTGGAGGTAGCACTCCCTCTGCACTCCCTTCCTCCTTTCCCCAttcctcttctccctcctccACGAAGCCCCATAACGCGGAGGCTCGGGAGGCCGAAGTGAGACTATTGCCTCCCCTGCTGAAGGACCAGGCCTGGGGGGTTCACGCGCAGGAGGCCTTCCTTCTCTTCTGCCTCGCCCTGGGTGAGTGGTGCATGTGACGTAGGCTGAGCTCACACCCCAGAATCTAAATCCTTCAGAAATTTCTTCCTTTCGCTTTTTAACCCATCACTCTCGCACATTCACTCTCCTCTCCTGCATCTCGCATGTTGGCAAACATCAGCTAACTGGGAGTGAGTGCGAGCATGTCAGAGTTCCTGTTTGTGTGTAACAAGTGATCctccctgctttttttttctgtttgtgggaACGATTGACCTCCATTTTTAAgagtatttcattaaaaaaacaaagcaaacgtGAATGTTTAAAAAGATTAAGCTGGGATTCATTAAGCTGGAAAACTCAGTGATCGGGTCCAGTGACCACACTCTGACGGACGGACAGATCCTCCTTATCCAGGATATTAAGAATCTTTCCTCAAAACAAAGTTTAGTGGGTTCACTTTTCTTTATCCAGATCATTTTTGTGCCtgtaaacaaatgtaaatatatttgtatatatggGGAAAAAATACAATTTGACAATGTACATAAAACTAGGTGACGTAATGGGGCTGTGGTTCTTGGTAGGGaggcaaaataaaaatgtaaaacgtTTGCAacccttgtttgtttttctttctttctttttttttaaactatcatCATCCGTTGTATTTTCAAAAGATAAGGGCTCCATAGAGAGGACAGATACATACTAATTAGAAAATGTTTGCCTATCAGACCTGAGATCAGGCAGCATGCATGCTCACTGATTGATGACCACAGGTGGACCAACCAAAGGCAAGTATTTCATGCATGTCTCAGTGGTGCCTTAAACATCAGAGGTCAACATCAATTCTGTCCCACAGGTCCCAGTGATGTCCACATTCACTGGCTAGTAAACGGGCACAGTCTGGACACCCCCATAAAGGAGTACCGTCGGCCGCTTGGTCAGAGGGAGGTTTTAGTGAGCAGCTGGCTCCAAGAGGGGCCGCTGATCAAGGACGCACGGTATAACTGTGTTGCTGAGGCCAGCACAGGAAATGACGTGTCTGAAGTTGACCTCCGGCTCTCTATTGGAGGTATCAGGTGGAAAATATTGACTATAGTCCTGCATGCAGAATGGAATTGGGAGTGTTCTGGACTGGCTGTTTCCATTGGCAGAGATGGATAATTGCACTGGTTTATTTCCATAAAGCGTGTTGTTGTTCGACAGATGAAGAGAACATTCCAACCCGAGATTTGAGCCAGTGGAGAGGTGCGCTCGCAGAGCACGAGCAACTGCTAAAGAGATGGGAAAAGGCCTGGGTAGGTCTGAGTGTGCTGTCTTCTCCGGTCAGTCGcctggattgtgtttgtgtcaCGTGCGTCGGTTTTAACCTGCTCTGCATGTTCAGCTTTAGGCTGCCAGGCTGTTTTCGTCAAGAGTACTGGAGAAGTGCAAAGTCCAGGTTTTTATAGCAGCAATAACACGAAACGAGGGATGCGAAGAAAGAGCTAGTTCAAACGAAATGAGGGTCTGATTTAAGGGCTTTGAAGCTTTGAAGTGCACTTGTTTAAATACACCAATCATTAACCTGACTACAGCTTTAAATGCCTTTAACGTCATGTATCTAACGGTGTTGTACGAATCGCATGTTCTTTTAACCATATTTTGTAAATTGCATGAGTAACTAAAAGCTTATGTTCCTTTTAGAGAAGCTGCTAATGAGATTCCTCCTTCAATACAGGCACGTGTGAGTCTTGTGACATTTAACTAAATTTCCTAAATTTCTTGATGTTGCTGAATTTACTGGACATTTTTGACTAATATCTAACTAATATCAGTCTGTCTTCCTAGAGAGAAAACAATACCTGTAGGTCACGAATGGGTTAACTTAAGTATCGCCAGATACTTAAGCTGATTAAAAGCAGTGCATTGGTTATTACAGAATTTTAAAGTCAATGACTCAGTACTTTTCTCGTGGCTTTAAAatgggggaaataattatttgatctctTGCttaatttgtaagtttgctcatttacaaataaatgaaagtgTCATATTTTTATGGCAGTTTAATTTTAATGGAGGCAAGTAATAAGTCATGATTTGCTTGGGGATCAAATACTTCTTTTACATTATATATGTGTCTTTTCTGGGTTTTTGGTTAATAGTCTGCCTCCATTAAAATTATACTACTATAAAACTTAGACTGTTACCTTCGTTGGACGTGAGCAGGGGATCAAACAATTATTTCCCCATCTGCATGTGCAGTTGTTGAAATGCATCAGTACTACTCCCAGCATTTCTCTTGTGTAATTAAATCGCACTGCTTGCGTAGTACAGCTGTGTTTTTTCCCGCTTTAGGAAAGCTGTGATGACCACAGAGCTCTGTGAAGAGTTGACTTGGCTGAATCTGGTTGCGAACATGGTCCTCCATCCAGGTGGACCACACCTTTGACACTGAAActgtcaaaaaaacaacaatgccACTTCTTAGATAGGAGTTTGGGGGACCATGAAGCAACACATTTACAATCTGCCTCCTGCAGGGGTGAGGGCAGTTGGGGGGGTTGGGGTCACCTATATGCAGTGATAATGTGGGAGTCTCCGACCAAACTCTGCAAGGAGATGAAGCTCATCAATCTGAGAACACGTGGGCTGCCTTTGTACCAAAAATACATTTCTGTCAAACGTCCTGAGAGCAGTGCTTGTAAGGAATGTTTCGCATTTTTAAAGCGATGGAACATGTCAAATGTTTATTGTGAGATTCATTTTAAGATGTTTGCACCTTCGCTGGCTTCAGAAGCTTCTGTCAAGTCCATCATAGCTACTTGGAATTTGTATAATCTTGAGTGAAAATGTCTTTAATCATCGAGCCCAAAACCCAATTCGTAGGATTTGATGGCAGGAATCGGGCCTGTAGCTCTCTTTTAACAACATGCcatcaaaatgcaaaatttatCTTAAAAGAAATGCAGTTCAGCCCAAGTATGGAAACTTTTGTCACACTCACTGCTTTTCATCTGTTATTTTCTTCACATTAAAACTGTGACTACATATTTGACGCTGTAGCAgaaataaactgtttaaatgCTGTCGCTTACGTCATGATGCCTTCAAGTTTAACACATTCTAGTGTTTAAATTACATGTGAACAGATGGTAAATATAATCAAGAATTTTCTTTGAAAATCATGTATAGTTAATGCCTTTACTgaaatctaatttaaaaaagttttacCGGTAAGCTGATTTTGACACTTGTGCCTCAGATTTGTAGACTTACAGCAGTTTATcttaaattgtttttaatttggttCTCCGTTAAGTTTCTTTTAATGTATGAGAGGAAGCCACATGTGGCTTCCTAAGGCACATTTCTGTATTTCAGCACAACACTGGTTTCATGGTGGTGTTTAGTGGAGCTACACCACCCTCTTGTGACCACTTACAGGAACATAACCCAAAAACAGGAGGTGGTTAGCAGGTTGTTTATTACTGTAAAGGTCAGAGCATGACAATTAAACAAATGTAActgaacacacagagagactgacacCAGATTTGACCATCTCTAATTAATTTATAAATTCGGTTTGAAGTCAAAGAAGAtttcttcctcctttctccgcaaaaaaacaaaaaaaggcaaacaaatcAGAGGGATTACATCAAAAAGCTGAGAAATTCACATGCTGCAGTGAGCAGCCAGACAGTATACACTTAATAATCTTAAATAAAAGATCACAGGAGGACTCTTCCAGTAGTGCGAGGGTGGGGTCTTGTGTCATTGCTTCGGAGGTAGAGGTCTTCTGAACAGAAGGATGTGTGGCTCTAGGAGAACAATAGCAGACAAATATACAAACAGGTTAGTGACCTGAGGCCTGAtcattgtgtgttttaaagGCCTATTACCAGAATGATGTGCTACACTGTAGTTACAGCCAAAGTCCTACGACTCTGCAGCCATTCTGGTGATGCATCTTGGCATCTGGGCCTGCATTTAAATGAACTGGGAGAAAACCATTACTTTTGCTTTACTAGTCATCCAGACATAACAGTGCACGAATAGCATCAAAAATCAACTCCAACTTACAAGAGCTTTTAAGAACATAATGGATTTGCAGCCAAGTCCAGGTTGCCAACATTTCAGCAGCTCAAAAGCAAGCCAATAACATATTACATGCAGATTACCTGGTTCATGTATCATATAGTGGATCCATCCCTGGGACTGTTGCACTCCCAGCTGTCTCCACTCGTCTTCAGACATCAGGTGGGATTTTGGGATATATTTAGTCATCTCCCGAGGCAGAACAACATGTCTAGTGATGAGAACAAACGATTGTTAATAGTGGAGTGTAAATATCTTGTAAGGTTTGATGCAACTATCCTGTTGGACGACACCAGTTATCTGAGATATGATTTAAACTACAACCATGCAAAGTGTCAACTGGATCTTGCAGTTGTGATGTTATGTTGATAAAAACTGTCCAGAGACAGATATGTAGACAACATACTCAGTCTCTTAGGGAGTTCCTGCTATACAGGAGTCTCCAGGAACAAATGTTTCATCACGACTTAAAAAGTAAAATGCAGCCGAAAGTCATATGTGAATTgtctacagaaaaaaaaaaaacacatacagatCGATACACAGGTGCCAAATTAAAGGAAACCGCTATATTTAAGCCATTGAGTGGCTTGCTATGCTGTGCAGAGGATCTTGCAGGCGTGCCTTGAGTCCATGTATTCCTTTGCAGGGACAGGTCAAGCAGTGCAAATCAATACAAAGTTGGCCTGAGGGGTCTTAAACGTATCTACTGTGA
The Maylandia zebra isolate NMK-2024a linkage group LG7, Mzebra_GT3a, whole genome shotgun sequence DNA segment above includes these coding regions:
- the sema4d gene encoding semaphorin-4D isoform X3, whose translation is MGFGVLGVFLGLLLEVSTHGPHGVPRTSWRHQDLDLMEFSEPGIFNYSTLLLSEERDALYVGAREAIFELSKKNVSVRNKKVPWPVTEKSMNMCTLKGKSKERECLNYIRVLQAVDDTRLYVCGTHAFQPQCDYLYFGNFSLHGKPEDGRGKCSFDPSQSFTTVMADGVLYSGTAYNFLGSEPIISRYSPTQSLLRTEYSTSWLNEPSFVFADVIREGENGADGEDDKIYFFFTEVSVEYEFFGKLFIPRVARVCKGDLGGQRTLQKKWTSFLKAKLVCSMPELNFVFNVVHDVFILKGTDRKNTVIYGVFTSQWSVISRGNVGLSAVCAYEIKDVEDVFSKGKYMQKATVEQSHTKWVRYNGITPTPRPGACINNQMRLQNMNNSLHLPDKTLQFVKDHPLLEDPILPIHNRPRLITKDVNYTQIVVERVQALDKITYDVIFTGTDKGVLHKSVLVEDEVHIVEEIQLLKNAEPIKNLLLSSETQCLYAGSDLGVVQSPTAFCGRYSSCVDCILARDPYCAWHPKTATCVNIFDTASQTLRGLIQSMKGDANMCPSVPILFRKDYRHVAVKLGSSAELPCLVHSNLAQVMWKSNDSVLTEASRFHLIAENGLLIYSVAPEDQGYYECWSVEWSPAAGRNFSRLLAGYTLTLDLLPRPPHQAGHVVTTTLGGHDAATTGAAEGKVETEKAALTSALAPPSFTAATVLPPSPPQSDASLTPPPSSTVKLQPKVNLLPTNSKGPHPDSRDPSAEYLQHNNTAALLFLFLLFFLLFMAALVYNCYMQYLPAPCLRLRATLLGSHKSAHQTEYRACEAGLIETSAIEKINMAEQPTQNGSQTTQNLRALRDTGYETEPECGNGRVPSLSFGEESPSKEKPFDVDCGSQDIQYADADAEA
- the sema4d gene encoding semaphorin-4D isoform X1, with the translated sequence MNQYSLADVMTDKGNFTVPKLSESNMGFGVLGVFLGLLLEVSTHGPHGVPRTSWRHQDLDLMEFSEPGIFNYSTLLLSEERDALYVGAREAIFELSKKNVSVRNKKVPWPVTEKSMNMCTLKGKSKERECLNYIRVLQAVDDTRLYVCGTHAFQPQCDYLYFGNFSLHGKPEDGRGKCSFDPSQSFTTVMADGVLYSGTAYNFLGSEPIISRYSPTQSLLRTEYSTSWLNEPSFVFADVIREGENGADGEDDKIYFFFTEVSVEYEFFGKLFIPRVARVCKGDLGGQRTLQKKWTSFLKAKLVCSMPELNFVFNVVHDVFILKGTDRKNTVIYGVFTSQWSVISRGNVGLSAVCAYEIKDVEDVFSKGKYMQKATVEQSHTKWVRYNGITPTPRPGACINNQMRLQNMNNSLHLPDKTLQFVKDHPLLEDPILPIHNRPRLITKDVNYTQIVVERVQALDKITYDVIFTGTDKGVLHKSVLVEDEVHIVEEIQLLKNAEPIKNLLLSSETQCLYAGSDLGVVQSPTAFCGRYSSCVDCILARDPYCAWHPKTATCVNIFDTASQTLRGLIQSMKGDANMCPSVPILFRKDYRHVAVKLGSSAELPCLVHSNLAQVMWKSNDSVLTEASRFHLIAENGLLIYSVAPEDQGYYECWSVEWSPAAGRNFSRLLAGYTLTLDLLPRPPHQAGHVVTTTLGGHDAATTGAAEGKVETEKAALTSALAPPSFTAATVLPPSPPQSDASLTPPPSSTVKLQPKVNLLPTNSKGPHPDSRDPSAEYLQHNNTAALLFLFLLFFLLFMAALVYNCYMQYLPAPCLRLRATLLGSHKSAHQTEYRACEAGLIETSAIEKINMAEQPTQNGSQTTQNLRALRDTGYETEPECGNGRVPSLSFGEESPSKEKPFDVDCGSQDIQYADADAEA
- the sema4d gene encoding semaphorin-4D isoform X4, giving the protein MNQYSLADVMTDKGNFTVPKLSESNMGFGVLGVFLGLLLEVSTHGPHGVPRTSWRHQDLDLMEFSEPGIFNYSTLLLSEERDALYVGAREAIFELSKKNVSVRNKKVPWPVTEKSMNMCTLKGKSKERECLNYIRVLQAVDDTRLYVCGTHAFQPQCDYLYFGNFSLHGKPEDGRGKCSFDPSQSFTTVMADGVLYSGTAYNFLGSEPIISRYSPTQSLLRTEYSTSWLNEPSFVFADVIREGENGADGEDDKIYFFFTEVSVEYEFFGKLFIPRVARVCKGDLGGQRTLQKKWTSFLKAKLVCSMPELNFVFNVVHDVFILKGTDRKNTVIYGVFTSQWSVISRGNVGLSAVCAYEIKDVEDVFSKGKYMQKATVEQSHTKWVRYNGITPTPRPGACINNQMRLQNMNNSLHLPDKTLQFVKDHPLLEDPILPIHNRPRLITKDVNYTQIVVERVQALDKITYDVIFTGTDKGVLHKSVLVEDEVHIVEEIQLLKNAEPIKNLLLSSETQCLYAGSDLGVVQSPTAFCGRYSSCVDCILARDPYCAWHPKTATCVNIFDTASQTLRGLIQSMKGDANMCPSVPILFRKDYRHVAVKLGSSAELPCLVHSNLAQVMWKSNDSVLTEASRFHLIAENGLLIYSVAPEDQGYYECWSVEWSPAAGRNFSRLLAGYTLTLDLLPRPPHQAGHVVTTTLGGHDAATTGAAEASSPVATSSSLSSSGGSTPSALPSSFPHSSSPSSTKPHNAEAREAEVRLLPPLLKDQAWGVHAQEAFLLFCLALGPSDVHIHWLVNGHSLDTPIKEYRRPLGQREVLVSSWLQEGPLIKDARYNCVAEASTGNDVSEVDLRLSIGDEENIPTRDLSQWRGALAEHEQLLKRWEKAWESCDDHRAL
- the zgc:86839 gene encoding cyclin-dependent kinases regulatory subunit 2, whose amino-acid sequence is MSRNQIYYSNRYSDDHYEYRHVVLPREMTKYIPKSHLMSEDEWRQLGVQQSQGWIHYMIHEPEPHILLFRRPLPPKQ
- the sema4d gene encoding semaphorin-4D isoform X2 — encoded protein: MNQYSLADVMTDKGNFTVPKLSESNMGFGVLGVFLGLLLEVSTHGPHGVPRTSWRHQDLDLMEFSEPGIFNYSTLLLSEERDALYVGAREAIFELSKKNVSVRNKKVPWPVTEKSMNMCTLKGKSKERECLNYIRVLQAVDDTRLYVCGTHAFQPQCDYLYFGNFSLHGKPEDGRGKCSFDPSQSFTTVMADGVLYSGTAYNFLGSEPIISRYSPTQSLLRTEYSTSWLNEPSFVFADVIREGENGADGEDDKIYFFFTEVSVEYEFFGKLFIPRVARVCKGDLGGQRTLQKKWTSFLKAKLVCSMPELNFVFNVVHDVFILKGTDRKNTVIYGVFTSQWGNVGLSAVCAYEIKDVEDVFSKGKYMQKATVEQSHTKWVRYNGITPTPRPGACINNQMRLQNMNNSLHLPDKTLQFVKDHPLLEDPILPIHNRPRLITKDVNYTQIVVERVQALDKITYDVIFTGTDKGVLHKSVLVEDEVHIVEEIQLLKNAEPIKNLLLSSETQCLYAGSDLGVVQSPTAFCGRYSSCVDCILARDPYCAWHPKTATCVNIFDTASQTLRGLIQSMKGDANMCPSVPILFRKDYRHVAVKLGSSAELPCLVHSNLAQVMWKSNDSVLTEASRFHLIAENGLLIYSVAPEDQGYYECWSVEWSPAAGRNFSRLLAGYTLTLDLLPRPPHQAGHVVTTTLGGHDAATTGAAEGKVETEKAALTSALAPPSFTAATVLPPSPPQSDASLTPPPSSTVKLQPKVNLLPTNSKGPHPDSRDPSAEYLQHNNTAALLFLFLLFFLLFMAALVYNCYMQYLPAPCLRLRATLLGSHKSAHQTEYRACEAGLIETSAIEKINMAEQPTQNGSQTTQNLRALRDTGYETEPECGNGRVPSLSFGEESPSKEKPFDVDCGSQDIQYADADAEA